One Archangium lipolyticum genomic region harbors:
- a CDS encoding DoxX family protein translates to MNIVFWSLQAVLALLFLAGGSYKAFSFQQLASQFSEVPHGVWQALGFLEMAGGVLLIVPAALKWMPGLTAHAAAVLTLETFALAALYARHSTKMTPENPMIWALVMGVLVAFVAYGRYVLKPVVSVAA, encoded by the coding sequence ATGAACATCGTCTTCTGGAGTCTTCAGGCCGTCCTCGCGCTGCTGTTCCTCGCGGGCGGGTCGTACAAGGCGTTCTCGTTTCAGCAACTCGCGAGCCAGTTCAGCGAGGTCCCCCACGGGGTATGGCAGGCGCTCGGCTTCCTCGAGATGGCCGGTGGCGTGCTGCTGATCGTTCCGGCGGCGTTGAAGTGGATGCCTGGTCTCACCGCGCACGCGGCCGCGGTGCTCACGCTCGAGACGTTCGCGCTCGCCGCGCTGTACGCGCGTCATTCGACGAAGATGACGCCCGAGAACCCGATGATCTGGGCGCTCGTGATGGGTGTTCTGGTCGCCTTCGTGGCGTATGGTCGCTACGTACTCAAGCCGGTGGTGTCAGTCGCCGCGTGA
- a CDS encoding DUF1801 domain-containing protein, whose protein sequence is MPAKSPSKPRKTAMKSGRSRTASSGAPRAAKPKLLSGGNPQIPKGEGDAPVRAFIEAMPGWKRDIGRRIDEIIVRTVPGVRKAVKWNTPFFGVGEVGYFTSFHCFDKYVKVTFFRGTSLEPLPPGASKVKDVRYYDIYEGKFDEAQFTSWIRQAAALPGVVP, encoded by the coding sequence ATGCCTGCGAAGTCGCCCTCGAAGCCACGGAAGACCGCGATGAAGTCGGGACGGTCTCGAACCGCCAGCAGCGGCGCTCCGCGCGCCGCGAAGCCGAAGCTCCTGTCAGGCGGCAACCCTCAGATTCCGAAGGGCGAGGGCGACGCGCCGGTGCGGGCCTTCATCGAAGCGATGCCCGGATGGAAGCGCGACATCGGCCGCCGAATCGACGAGATCATCGTCCGCACCGTCCCGGGCGTGAGGAAGGCGGTGAAGTGGAACACGCCGTTCTTCGGCGTCGGCGAGGTGGGCTACTTCACCTCGTTTCACTGCTTCGACAAGTACGTCAAGGTGACCTTCTTCCGGGGCACGTCGCTCGAGCCGCTTCCCCCCGGCGCGTCCAAGGTGAAGGACGTCCGCTACTACGACATCTACGAGGGGAAATTCGACGAGGCGCAATTTACCTCGTGGATCCGTCAGGCCGCCGCGCTCCCGGGCGTGGTCCCGTGA
- a CDS encoding MBL fold metallo-hydrolase encodes MKLRTFPWRAAVAAVLTAASGAALVPTTAQAAAPQVKTQAPGYYRMMLGDFEITALSDGTLELPLDKMLTNVKPAQVEKAFARAFLKTPVESSFNAFLINTGSQLVLVDTGAGNLYGPTLGKLLANLKAAGYQPEQIDAVLITHLHPDHMGGLMTGDKRSFPNATVHLAKAEADYWMSADNMKKAPAEAQSGFQNAMAMLTPYATAGKLEPFEGDTELVPGIKAITAAGHTPGHSTYAVESKGQKLMLWGDLLHVAAVQFPEPSVTVQFDVDSKAAAAQRKKALADAAKQGYWVGLAHVSFPGLGHVRSEGKGYVYVPANYTTKQ; translated from the coding sequence ATGAAGCTGCGTACCTTCCCCTGGCGTGCCGCGGTCGCCGCGGTCCTCACCGCCGCGAGCGGTGCCGCGCTCGTGCCCACCACCGCGCAGGCCGCCGCGCCCCAGGTCAAGACCCAGGCGCCGGGCTACTACCGCATGATGCTGGGCGACTTCGAGATCACCGCCCTGTCCGATGGCACCCTCGAATTGCCTTTGGACAAGATGCTGACCAACGTCAAGCCCGCCCAGGTGGAGAAGGCGTTCGCGCGCGCGTTCCTCAAGACGCCCGTGGAGAGCTCGTTCAATGCCTTCCTCATCAACACCGGCTCCCAGCTGGTGCTGGTGGATACGGGCGCTGGCAACCTCTATGGCCCGACGCTCGGCAAGCTGCTGGCGAACCTGAAGGCGGCCGGCTATCAGCCGGAGCAGATCGACGCCGTGCTCATCACCCACCTGCACCCGGATCACATGGGCGGATTGATGACCGGGGACAAGCGGAGCTTCCCGAACGCCACCGTGCACCTGGCCAAGGCCGAGGCGGACTACTGGATGAGCGCCGACAACATGAAGAAGGCGCCCGCGGAGGCGCAGTCGGGGTTCCAGAACGCCATGGCGATGCTGACCCCGTACGCCACGGCGGGCAAGCTCGAGCCCTTCGAGGGTGACACCGAGCTGGTGCCTGGCATCAAGGCCATCACGGCCGCCGGCCACACCCCCGGTCACAGCACCTACGCCGTGGAGAGCAAGGGCCAGAAGCTGATGCTGTGGGGAGACCTGTTGCACGTGGCGGCGGTGCAGTTCCCCGAGCCGTCGGTGACCGTCCAGTTCGACGTTGACTCGAAGGCGGCGGCGGCCCAGCGCAAGAAGGCCCTCGCCGACGCGGCGAAGCAGGGCTACTGGGTGGGCCTGGCCCACGTCTCGTTCCCGGGCCTCGGCCACGTGAGGTCCGAGGGCAAGGGCTACGTCTACGTCCCGGCCAACTACACCACGAAGCAGTAA
- a CDS encoding Kelch repeat-containing protein, with the protein MKSLRSSLLMLGWLSLSLGCQPEETLLAPGSGLETRGESLSDLVGSWSTTASSGGPFQVATLMRGTGDVLTQYCGIAYVYNPYTDTWRSSGMMSSLSRCAYTLTELPSGKVLAAGGDIGPKYSASRTELYDPATSTWSTLPSTLSSPRYRHTATLLDSGQVLLVGGYGYREQRTIQGTELYTPETDTWSIAGSTLIPRSSHTATLLYSGKVLVAGGEASSLESHASAELYDPATNTWTLTASMARARKYHLAVRLYSGYVMVLGGAHPTETSVEMFDPYNERWFAGPTLPFSGPYSATMLFSGEVLVTGSSGRAAVYDPSTNTWLPAATMNQIRGAAVPVLLHTGQVQVFGPNGLSERFTR; encoded by the coding sequence ATGAAGTCCCTGCGTTCGTCCTTGTTGATGCTCGGATGGCTGTCCCTGTCCCTGGGATGCCAGCCCGAGGAAACCCTTCTAGCGCCCGGCAGCGGGCTGGAAACCCGGGGCGAGTCCCTGTCCGATCTGGTCGGGAGCTGGTCCACCACCGCGTCCTCGGGAGGCCCGTTCCAGGTGGCCACCTTGATGCGTGGCACGGGCGATGTGCTGACCCAGTATTGCGGCATCGCGTACGTGTACAACCCGTACACGGACACGTGGCGGTCGTCGGGGATGATGAGCTCGCTGAGCCGTTGCGCCTACACCTTGACGGAGCTCCCCTCCGGCAAGGTGCTGGCTGCCGGCGGAGACATCGGCCCGAAGTACTCGGCCAGCAGGACGGAGCTGTACGACCCCGCCACCTCCACGTGGAGCACCCTCCCGAGCACCTTGAGCTCGCCCCGCTACCGGCACACCGCGACGCTGCTCGACTCGGGTCAGGTGCTGCTGGTGGGCGGCTACGGCTACCGGGAGCAGCGGACCATCCAGGGCACGGAGCTGTACACCCCGGAGACGGACACGTGGAGCATCGCGGGCAGCACCCTCATCCCCCGGTCGTCGCACACCGCGACGCTGCTCTACTCGGGCAAGGTGCTGGTGGCGGGGGGTGAAGCCTCCTCGCTCGAGTCGCACGCCTCGGCGGAGCTCTACGATCCGGCCACGAACACCTGGACGCTCACCGCCAGCATGGCCCGGGCGCGCAAGTACCACCTCGCGGTCCGGCTCTACTCGGGCTACGTGATGGTGCTGGGCGGCGCGCATCCTACGGAGACCTCCGTGGAGATGTTCGACCCGTACAACGAGCGGTGGTTCGCGGGCCCGACGCTGCCGTTCAGCGGCCCCTACTCCGCGACGATGCTCTTCTCGGGTGAGGTGCTGGTGACGGGCAGCTCCGGGCGGGCGGCTGTGTACGACCCGTCGACGAACACGTGGCTCCCCGCCGCGACCATGAACCAGATCCGCGGGGCGGCCGTCCCGGTGCTGCTCCACACCGGGCAGGTGCAGGTGTTCGGCCCCAACGGCCTGTCCGAGCGCTTCACGCGCTGA
- a CDS encoding SMI1/KNR4 family protein, which produces MDEFIARASQWDPGFPARIRGATAQEIQALARLTGLPLPGVYEAFLARMGHGDGDLDVGMDGTTDISAMIDYYRDSLSEDEGFPPHCIVIGTGSISSDICLEIVPTGEPRVVFTEGNKVYGLYAESLMGLLFRNAFLGFRLYTRPSYAFYASSYAALGLMNRVDEARRVILELGFEEEWFSDSICVCAERGDTAIGITQFEKQGMGVSIGSRDASELARIGEVLKKKLGLSLQKPR; this is translated from the coding sequence ATGGATGAGTTCATCGCGCGTGCATCGCAGTGGGATCCAGGCTTCCCAGCGCGAATCCGCGGTGCGACCGCTCAGGAGATTCAGGCGCTGGCTCGTCTGACGGGACTCCCCCTCCCCGGGGTTTACGAGGCCTTCCTCGCGCGCATGGGTCATGGAGACGGAGATCTGGACGTGGGGATGGATGGCACGACGGACATCTCGGCCATGATTGATTACTATCGCGACTCCTTGTCGGAGGACGAAGGGTTCCCGCCCCATTGCATCGTCATCGGGACCGGAAGCATCTCATCTGACATCTGCCTGGAAATCGTCCCCACAGGAGAGCCACGCGTCGTATTCACGGAAGGCAACAAGGTCTATGGCCTCTACGCAGAATCATTGATGGGGCTCTTGTTCAGAAATGCCTTTCTTGGATTTCGGCTGTACACCCGGCCTTCCTATGCCTTCTATGCTTCGTCCTATGCAGCGCTAGGATTGATGAACAGAGTGGATGAGGCCCGCCGCGTCATTCTCGAGCTTGGCTTCGAGGAAGAATGGTTCTCCGACAGCATCTGTGTTTGCGCGGAGCGCGGCGACACGGCAATTGGTATTACGCAGTTCGAGAAACAAGGAATGGGCGTCTCGATAGGTTCTCGAGATGCCAGTGAGCTCGCGCGGATTGGAGAGGTATTGAAGAAGAAGCTTGGACTCTCTCTCCAGAAGCCGCGCTAG
- a CDS encoding kelch repeat-containing protein: MTTTAKAQRVHDDGRVVDLDASISRQWTSSAPRVASVEPQPDGTVKVTALEPGSAIITVNADEASGEATLEVTAARLLTSITLTPTTASVIQGSTQQITARGSYSDGTTGDVTSSATWTTSNTAIATVSSTGLGTGVAGGGPVTITATLGDVSGTAQLSVTGWTSAGSISTSRYNHTATLTDSGRVLIAGGRNGTTTLSSAELYDPATNAWSPARAMSNGRFAHASLLLPFGYVLVSGGTNGTTPLRAAEVYDAATDSWFNAGYFYVGRYDHTMTLLPSGNVLVTGGTDGTNALATAEVYDPLVNRWDKASPMSTARFNHTATLLPSGKVLVSGGSNGSGSLSSAEVYDPDTNTWAPAASMVTGHGLHAATLLPSGKVLISGGQSLTAPSSSELYDPGTNSWSAAGAMVEGRSRHTATLLASGQVLIAGGDGSSDDNTAELYNPATSSWSATASMAAPRGAHTATLLPSGRVLVVGGEDGTRPLATAEVYVP; encoded by the coding sequence ATGACGACCACCGCGAAGGCCCAGCGGGTCCATGACGATGGCCGCGTCGTCGACCTCGACGCCTCCATTTCACGGCAATGGACATCGTCCGCTCCTCGAGTGGCCTCCGTCGAACCGCAACCGGACGGCACCGTCAAAGTGACGGCTCTCGAGCCCGGTAGCGCCATCATCACAGTCAACGCGGACGAAGCCTCGGGCGAGGCAACCCTCGAGGTCACCGCCGCTCGCCTCCTCACCTCCATCACGCTCACCCCCACGACGGCTTCGGTAATCCAGGGCTCGACACAGCAGATCACCGCTCGAGGCAGCTACAGCGACGGCACCACGGGCGACGTGACGAGCAGCGCGACGTGGACGACGAGCAACACCGCCATTGCCACCGTGAGCAGCACGGGCCTGGGCACCGGCGTGGCCGGGGGTGGGCCCGTCACCATCACCGCCACCCTGGGTGACGTGAGCGGCACGGCTCAACTCAGCGTCACTGGGTGGACGTCCGCGGGGTCCATATCCACGAGCCGCTACAACCACACCGCCACGCTGACCGACTCGGGCCGGGTGCTCATCGCTGGGGGGCGCAATGGGACGACCACCCTGAGCAGTGCGGAGTTGTACGATCCAGCGACCAACGCCTGGTCTCCAGCCCGTGCCATGTCCAACGGCCGCTTCGCTCACGCCTCCCTATTGCTCCCCTTTGGTTACGTGCTCGTCAGTGGGGGGACCAATGGGACGACCCCCCTGCGCGCTGCGGAGGTGTACGATGCAGCGACCGACTCCTGGTTCAACGCCGGTTACTTCTACGTGGGCCGCTACGATCACACCATGACGTTGCTCCCCTCGGGCAATGTGCTCGTCACCGGCGGCACCGATGGCACCAACGCTCTAGCCACTGCGGAGGTGTACGACCCGCTCGTCAACCGCTGGGATAAGGCCAGCCCCATGAGCACCGCCCGCTTCAACCACACCGCCACATTGCTCCCCTCGGGCAAGGTCCTCGTCTCAGGGGGGTCCAATGGCTCCGGGAGCTTGAGCAGCGCCGAGGTGTACGACCCGGACACCAATACGTGGGCTCCAGCTGCCTCCATGGTGACGGGCCATGGCCTTCACGCGGCCACGCTGCTCCCCTCTGGCAAGGTGCTCATCTCAGGGGGTCAATCGCTCACCGCTCCCTCTTCCTCTGAGCTGTATGATCCAGGCACCAACAGCTGGTCCGCGGCTGGCGCCATGGTCGAAGGCCGCTCCCGCCACACCGCCACGCTGCTCGCTTCGGGCCAGGTGCTCATCGCGGGGGGCGACGGCAGCAGCGATGACAACACCGCGGAGTTGTACAACCCAGCCACCTCTTCCTGGTCCGCGACCGCCTCCATGGCCGCGCCCCGCGGAGCTCACACCGCGACGCTGCTTCCCTCAGGCAGGGTTCTCGTCGTGGGTGGCGAAGATGGCACCCGCCCACTTGCCACGGCGGAAGTGTACGTGCCCTGA
- a CDS encoding response regulator transcription factor, translating into MTQAPATIFLVDDDESVLRGLVRLLRAAGYATKPFASPSEFLAQLSGDTPGCAVLDLRMPGLNGLELQQSMESKDCHLPVIFISGHGDVPASVRAMKAGAVDFLLKPFDEQQLLGSISQALLKDAAARAGRAETAALHARHADLTPREREVCALVAQGLTNKEVAQRLGTTEKTIKVHRARVIQKLDVDSVAELVRFVDRLGQG; encoded by the coding sequence ATGACACAAGCCCCCGCCACCATCTTCCTCGTGGACGACGATGAGTCCGTGCTGCGGGGGCTGGTGCGGCTGCTACGGGCCGCCGGTTATGCCACGAAGCCCTTCGCCTCGCCCTCCGAGTTCCTCGCGCAGCTGTCCGGGGACACGCCGGGCTGCGCCGTGCTGGACCTGCGGATGCCGGGGCTGAACGGGCTGGAGCTGCAGCAGTCCATGGAGTCCAAGGACTGCCACCTGCCTGTCATCTTCATCTCCGGCCACGGGGATGTACCGGCCAGCGTCAGGGCCATGAAGGCCGGCGCCGTGGACTTCCTCCTCAAGCCCTTTGATGAGCAACAACTGCTGGGATCCATCTCCCAGGCCTTGCTCAAGGACGCGGCGGCCCGCGCTGGCCGCGCCGAGACAGCCGCGCTGCATGCCCGTCATGCCGACCTCACTCCCCGCGAGCGCGAGGTATGCGCGCTGGTGGCCCAGGGGCTGACCAACAAGGAGGTCGCCCAGCGGCTGGGCACCACCGAGAAGACCATCAAGGTGCACCGCGCCCGCGTCATCCAGAAGCTGGACGTGGACTCGGTGGCGGAGCTGGTGCGGTTCGTGGACCGGCTGGGCCAGGGCTGA
- a CDS encoding sensor histidine kinase, with protein MSWRVVFVFCVLSLLPPQAVAQEARPAGKSVLLLIPEDTALPAMATLVASLRSSLWEAQDGPITLDVESLDLGWARGPAYTHALYTWYLAKYRERRPDALIAFRSDAVQLALQLRRELWPDIPMIVLSEDERLWEQQPRPERVAGLWLHYDMRATAELALQLLPGTRRLALVNGSSPWERAQQEQMVRELQPLLARRRLEFIDLSNLPLAELLERARTLPDDTTVLTFTFMTDPSGRPFVGREIARMLLSASNRPCFALHDTVLGLGFVGGALVSYEAVGQQLGMLTSRVLRGEQEEFLAPLKPAPVDTLTVDARALRRWGIPRDRVPPGVRLAFDEPTLWERYRWWVLGALTVSGLQALVAGGLVVERRRRMRAQAELLERQRLEKLAEMEARRTLDQLAHVSRVAALGELAASLAHELNQPLAAILSNAQAARRLLNATPAQLDEVREALGDIISDDKRAGEVIHRMRALLKRGEPRQELHSLNDLVREVARLLANDMHLRGVTLQLELAPSLPAVQGDGIQLQQVVLNLLINAMDAMADVPAGQRQLRVRTASPGPGQVELSVQDSGGGIEPSRLALIFEPFYSTKEHGLGMGLSISRSIVEAHGGRLQAESPPAQGALLRCVLPSAHTESSP; from the coding sequence ATGTCCTGGCGCGTGGTCTTTGTCTTCTGCGTCCTATCGTTGCTGCCCCCCCAGGCGGTGGCCCAGGAGGCGCGTCCGGCTGGAAAGTCCGTGCTCCTGCTCATTCCCGAGGATACGGCGCTGCCCGCCATGGCGACGCTCGTCGCCAGTCTCCGCTCCTCCTTGTGGGAGGCCCAGGACGGCCCGATCACTCTGGATGTCGAGAGCCTGGATCTGGGTTGGGCCCGCGGGCCTGCCTACACACACGCCCTGTACACCTGGTATCTGGCCAAGTACCGGGAGCGTCGGCCGGATGCCCTCATCGCCTTCCGCTCCGACGCCGTCCAGTTGGCCCTGCAGCTGCGCCGGGAGCTATGGCCGGATATCCCGATGATCGTCCTCTCCGAGGACGAGCGGCTCTGGGAGCAGCAGCCTCGCCCGGAGCGGGTGGCGGGCCTCTGGCTGCATTATGACATGCGGGCCACCGCGGAGCTGGCCCTGCAGCTGCTGCCTGGCACCCGGAGGCTGGCGCTCGTCAACGGCTCCAGTCCCTGGGAGCGCGCTCAGCAGGAGCAGATGGTGCGAGAGCTGCAACCGCTGCTGGCGCGGCGAAGGCTGGAGTTCATCGACCTGAGCAACCTGCCGCTGGCCGAGCTGCTCGAGCGCGCGAGGACCCTGCCCGACGACACCACTGTCCTCACCTTCACCTTCATGACCGATCCCAGCGGGAGACCCTTCGTGGGGCGCGAGATCGCACGCATGTTGCTCTCCGCCAGCAATCGGCCCTGCTTCGCCCTCCACGACACCGTCCTGGGTCTGGGGTTCGTCGGCGGAGCGCTCGTCAGCTACGAGGCCGTGGGCCAACAGCTGGGCATGCTCACCTCCCGCGTGTTGCGCGGAGAGCAGGAGGAATTCCTCGCGCCCCTGAAGCCGGCACCCGTGGACACGCTGACGGTCGATGCCCGCGCGCTGCGGCGCTGGGGCATCCCCCGCGATCGGGTGCCTCCCGGGGTGCGGCTCGCCTTCGACGAGCCCACGCTCTGGGAGCGCTACCGCTGGTGGGTCCTGGGGGCCCTGACGGTCAGCGGCCTGCAGGCGCTGGTGGCCGGGGGGCTCGTGGTGGAGCGCCGCCGCCGCATGCGTGCCCAGGCCGAGCTCCTCGAGCGCCAACGCCTGGAGAAGCTCGCGGAGATGGAGGCGCGTCGAACCCTGGATCAGCTGGCCCACGTGAGCCGGGTGGCCGCCCTGGGCGAGCTGGCCGCCTCACTGGCTCATGAGCTCAACCAGCCCCTGGCCGCCATCCTCAGCAACGCCCAGGCCGCACGCCGCCTGCTGAACGCCACCCCCGCGCAGCTGGACGAGGTGCGCGAGGCCCTCGGGGACATCATCTCCGACGACAAGCGCGCGGGCGAAGTCATTCACCGCATGCGCGCGCTGCTCAAGCGGGGGGAGCCCCGGCAGGAGCTCCACTCGCTCAATGACCTGGTGCGCGAGGTGGCGCGCCTGCTGGCCAACGACATGCACCTGCGCGGCGTGACCCTGCAGCTGGAGTTGGCCCCGTCGCTGCCCGCCGTCCAGGGGGACGGAATCCAGCTCCAACAGGTGGTGCTCAACCTGCTCATCAACGCCATGGATGCCATGGCCGATGTCCCCGCGGGCCAGCGCCAGCTGCGGGTCCGCACCGCCTCGCCAGGCCCGGGGCAGGTGGAGCTGAGCGTGCAGGACTCGGGAGGAGGGATCGAGCCGTCGCGGCTGGCCCTCATCTTCGAGCCCTTCTACTCCACCAAGGAGCACGGGCTGGGCATGGGGCTGTCCATCAGCCGCTCCATCGTCGAGGCGCACGGCGGCCGCTTGCAGGCCGAGAGCCCTCCGGCGCAGGGGGCTCTGTTACGGTGCGTGCTTCCCTCGGCGCACACGGAGTCCTCGCCATGA
- a CDS encoding PadR family transcriptional regulator, with protein MARESTCQFAILGMLCREPMSGYDLRGAIEQSVGHFWQESYGNLYPTLERMEEEGLVELDREEHSRGGRVRKVYRVTAKGRKALAEWLRRPVLPHVERNELLLKLFFGAQVGPEDSLAQVERSRAEAEGLLAALRRIDEDVRHSREGHPELLYSHLSIRAGLLGLEAHLRWCDEAREALQRLARTKVSTREEGMR; from the coding sequence GTGGCGAGAGAGAGCACCTGTCAGTTCGCCATCCTGGGGATGCTGTGCCGGGAGCCGATGAGTGGATACGACCTGCGCGGTGCCATCGAGCAGTCGGTGGGGCACTTCTGGCAGGAGAGCTACGGCAACCTGTACCCGACGCTGGAGCGGATGGAGGAGGAGGGCCTGGTCGAGCTCGACCGGGAGGAGCACTCGCGGGGCGGACGGGTGCGGAAGGTGTACCGGGTGACGGCGAAGGGGCGGAAGGCGCTCGCGGAGTGGCTGAGGCGGCCGGTGCTTCCCCACGTCGAGCGCAATGAGCTGTTGCTCAAGCTCTTCTTCGGGGCCCAGGTGGGTCCTGAGGACTCACTGGCCCAGGTGGAGCGCAGCCGCGCCGAGGCGGAGGGGCTGCTGGCGGCGCTGCGTCGCATCGACGAGGACGTCCGCCACTCCCGGGAGGGCCACCCGGAGCTGCTCTACAGCCACCTGTCCATCCGCGCGGGGCTGCTCGGGCTGGAGGCGCACCTGCGCTGGTGTGACGAGGCGCGCGAAGCGCTCCAGCGGCTCGCCCGGACGAAGGTTTCGACGAGAGAAGAGGGAATGCGATGA
- a CDS encoding nitrilase-related carbon-nitrogen hydrolase translates to MSGHPDEGSRRLPAFVPWLALLGGTGSLMLLNTEWALLPGWLMGALFLLFSRQRRPAVGFVSLLVANTVAVGVANLQVFPGSAASAFGMAFGGAVVVALVYLADRLIVGPRASFLGTLFLPAAMTGLELFSSMGNPFGTWGVLAYTQARAPVLVQLVSVTGLWGLTFVMAWFATVANWAFEHRDTWRRVLPGVAVYAGVLMGILAFGALRLAGAGSVGERVRVAGITVAGEVAKGREAGLSRLIKGEAFGDEDWRAFAEASRAVNEELLRLSEREAVSGAKLILWSEGNAVVLAGELEALIARGSALARERSVWLGMSVASLTPSVERMLRNELILVGPDGAVAWRYVKSRPVPGWEADHSIPGSTELPVIQAQGVGMLGGAICFDGDFPAVFADASARGLELLLLPSSDWKGISPLHTRQAVFRAVERGFSMVRQVNQGLSVAVDGYGRVYGELDHFTAGEERVLRAELPVGRVPTLYARIGDLVGLLSGLVALGWVLQAAVRGLIARLRGTVRAVEASRA, encoded by the coding sequence ATGAGTGGTCATCCGGATGAAGGCTCGCGGCGCCTGCCCGCGTTCGTGCCGTGGCTCGCCCTGTTGGGTGGAACCGGGTCGTTGATGCTGTTGAACACGGAGTGGGCCCTGCTGCCCGGCTGGCTGATGGGAGCCCTGTTTCTCCTCTTCTCCCGGCAGCGTCGTCCGGCGGTTGGCTTCGTGAGCCTCCTGGTGGCGAACACCGTCGCCGTCGGCGTGGCGAACCTGCAGGTGTTCCCGGGCTCCGCCGCGAGCGCCTTCGGGATGGCCTTCGGTGGAGCCGTGGTCGTCGCGCTGGTGTACCTGGCGGACCGGCTCATCGTGGGGCCGCGGGCGTCCTTCTTGGGGACGCTCTTCCTGCCGGCGGCGATGACGGGGCTGGAGCTCTTCAGCAGCATGGGCAACCCGTTCGGCACCTGGGGCGTGCTGGCCTACACCCAGGCCCGGGCGCCGGTGCTGGTGCAGCTCGTGTCGGTGACGGGGCTGTGGGGCCTGACGTTCGTCATGGCGTGGTTCGCCACCGTGGCCAACTGGGCTTTCGAGCACCGGGACACGTGGCGCCGCGTCCTGCCCGGGGTGGCGGTGTACGCGGGAGTGTTGATGGGCATCCTCGCCTTCGGCGCGCTGCGGCTCGCGGGGGCGGGGAGCGTGGGCGAGCGCGTCCGGGTGGCGGGTATCACCGTGGCGGGGGAGGTAGCCAAGGGCCGCGAGGCGGGGCTGTCCCGGCTCATCAAGGGCGAGGCCTTCGGCGACGAGGACTGGCGCGCTTTCGCCGAGGCCTCGCGCGCGGTGAACGAGGAGCTGCTGCGCCTGTCGGAGCGGGAGGCCGTGAGCGGGGCGAAGCTCATCCTCTGGTCCGAGGGGAACGCGGTGGTGCTGGCCGGGGAGCTGGAGGCCCTCATCGCGCGGGGGAGCGCACTGGCGCGCGAGCGGAGCGTGTGGCTCGGCATGTCGGTGGCGAGCCTCACGCCCTCGGTGGAGCGGATGCTGCGCAACGAGCTCATCCTGGTGGGGCCGGACGGGGCGGTGGCGTGGCGCTACGTGAAGTCCCGGCCGGTGCCGGGTTGGGAGGCGGATCACTCCATTCCGGGCAGCACGGAGCTGCCGGTGATCCAGGCCCAGGGAGTGGGGATGCTGGGGGGAGCCATCTGCTTCGACGGGGACTTCCCCGCGGTGTTCGCCGACGCCTCGGCGCGAGGGCTCGAGCTGCTCCTGCTGCCGTCGAGCGACTGGAAGGGCATCAGCCCGCTGCACACGCGGCAGGCGGTGTTCCGCGCGGTGGAGCGGGGCTTCAGCATGGTGCGCCAGGTCAACCAGGGGCTCTCGGTGGCGGTGGATGGCTACGGGCGCGTGTACGGCGAGCTGGACCACTTCACGGCGGGGGAGGAGCGGGTGCTGCGCGCGGAGCTGCCGGTGGGGCGGGTGCCCACGCTCTATGCGCGCATCGGGGACCTGGTGGGTCTGCTCTCCGGGCTGGTGGCGCTGGGCTGGGTGCTCCAGGCCGCCGTCCGAGGGCTCATTGCGCGGCTGCGGGGCACCGTCAGGGCCGTCGAGGCGAGCCGGGCCTAG